A stretch of DNA from Agrobacterium cucumeris:
CGCCGACGCCGGGAGTAATCTCGGCGATATATTCCACCATGCTCTTGCTGACCTCATCGAGCTTGGGAGTAAGCGCGTTACGCATGGATTCCGAAGCGGGAACGCCGCGTTCAACGCCCAGAATATCGATGCCCTGCGGGTCGGCGACCAGGAAGTTGATGAACCCAACCGCCTGCTCGATGCCGGCGCTGCCATTGGCGACGCTGATGAGCATGGAAGGTTTGAGATAGTGGCCGGAAGGGCCATCCTTCGTGCTCTTCGGATAGGAGCTTATGGCAAGCTTGGCCTTGTTGAGCTTCTGATAACCGACGAACTGGTTGGAATGGGCGAATGCGGTTGCCGCCTTGCCCGTCGTCAGCGGGTTGGTTTCGATATTGAGCTGGTCGAGCGCCTGCACATCGGCCGGCACACAGGCGCCGCTCTTGCGCAGATCCGCCCACAGGGTGAACCACTTGGTCGCATCAGCAGGATCAAAGCCGATGCCGCCATCCTGCGTGTAGAGCGATTTGCCGTTCTGGCGCAGCCAGTTCTCAAAGCTCGGCTCCACGCCACTGGCATCGGCCGTGGCGTAATAACCGGGTTTCGGCTTGTTCTTGCTGAGCTTGGCGGCGTTTTCGGCAAACTCTTCCCAGGTCTGGCCGATGGACGGCGGTGTCGCGCCGGATTTTTCCCAGGCGGCCTGATCGAAGAAAACGGCGCTGGAATTGACGCCGAGATTAATGCCGTAAAGCTTGCCATCGACCCGGCCGGAATCGATGTTCATCTTGCCGAAATCTTCGATCTTCAGGCCCTTGCCGATATATTCATCGAGCGGCGCAAGCGCGCCGCGACGGCCATATTCGAAGATGTAACGATAATCCATCTGGATCAGGTCAGGCGCGTTGCGACCCGCCACCTGCGTGGCAAGGCGCGGCCAGTAATCACTCCAGCCGGCAAACTCACCGGCAATATCGAGATCCGGCTTGACCTGCTTGTAGGCCGATATCGCCTTGTTGGTGCGATCGGCGCGTTCCTGCGACCCCCACCACAACATGCGAAGGCGCGCGGCCTGCGCCTGCGCCGACCCTCCTCCCAATGTTGCAAGCGACAGGGCCGCAAGCCCTGCTGAAAGCACACCTCTCCTGTGAAGCATCATGGGCATTGGCAACTCCTCCCTATTGACTGCCAATTGATGATGAACGTAAACGACACTTGCCGTTTTATAACTAATTGGTTACATGGGAACACTGATCGCAAACATTGTCAAGCGGGTGCTGAAATGGAAGAAACGACAAAAAACCAGCCACTCGATCCGGCTTCGGAAAAAGCGCCTGCCCCCAAGCGCAAACGCGCTACCGCACAGGTGCGAAACCCTGAAAGAACCCGGGCCGCCATCCTTGAAGCCGCCCGCCGCGAGGTGGCCGCCAAGGGGCTGGCGGGGGCTCGAATCGATGTCGTCGCCCGCCGCGCTGGCACCAACAAGCGGATGATCTACCATTATTTCGGCGATAAGGATGCGCTTTATCTCGCCGTTCTGGAAGATGCCTATCGCCATATTCGCCACACCGAAAGGCGGCTCGACCTTACCCGCAAGCCCCCTTCGGAGGGGTTGCGGGAGCTTGCGCTTTTCACCTGGCATTATTTCCTCGATCACCCCGAATTCCTGAGCATCCTCGCCACCGAAAACCTCAACAAAGCCCGCTATCTCAGGCAATCCCCGACAATTGCCGCCATGCATTCGAATTTCATTTCGGAGCTGGAAGAGGTGCTGCGGCGCGGCAGCGACGCCGGCGAATTCCGCGACGGCCTCGATCCGATCGACGTCTATCTGACCATCGCTTCACTCGGTGCTTTCTATCTGTCGAACCGGTTCACGCTGTCGACGATCTTCCAGCGCGACCTGACCGACCCTGCCGAACTGGAAAGATGGGGCCAGCACATCGTCGACACGCTGCTTGCTGCAGTGCGGCCAGTCTGAGCCGGCAGAACCGAATTCTCGTTTAACAACAGCGACGACGCGCTTTCGCATCCGCGAAGCGCGTCGTTTTCTTTTGCGGCGCGGTGAAGAAGCCAGACGGCGGCCTCTCTCGAAATTTGAATTTTGTCCGCCAAAAACACCTTGACAGATCGCATCCTTCACGACCACAAATAACCAAATGGTTACAAATTGCCATGTTTGACGGAAGCGGCTTTCGGGAAAAGGCCGCCTTGGGAGGAAATTCATGAAACGTATCGGCGTCATCATGCACGGCATCACCGGCCGCATGGGTTACAACCAGCATCTCGTTCGCTCCGTTCTCGCTATTCGCGATCAGGGCGGCGTGCTTTTGAAGAACGGCGAAAGGGTCATGCTTGACCCCATTCTGGTCGGCCGCAACGGCGCAAAGATCGAGGAAATCGCGAAAAAGCATAATGTCGCCCGCTGGACGACCGATATCGATGCGGCGCTTGCAAACCCTGACGATACGCTGTTCTTCGATGCCGGCACGACGCAGATGCGCGGCAGCCTGCTGGAGAAAGCCATCAAGGCCGGCAAGAACGTTTATTGCGAAAAGCCGATTTCCGACACGATGGAAGAGGCGCTGGCGATTGCCCGGCTCGCCGAAAGCGCCGGTATCAAGCACGGCGTGGTGCAGGACAAGCTGTTCCTGCCCGGCCTGCGCAAGCTCGCCATGCTGCGCGACAGCGGATTTTTCGGCAAAATCCTCTCGGTGCGCGGTGAGTTCGGCTACTGGGTATTCGAGGGCGACTGGCAGCCGGCGCAGCGCCCGTCATGGAACTACCGCCTGAAGGATGGCGGCGGCATCATTCTCGATATGCTGTGCCACTGGCGGTATGTGCTCGACAATCTGTTCGGCCCGGTAAAATCGGTGAGCTGCCTTGGCGCCACCCATATTCCGGAACGTTTTGATGAGCAGGGCAAAGCCTATAAGGCGGATGCGGACGATGCGGCCTATGCCACTTTCGAGCTGGAAGGCGGCGCCATCGCCCACATCAACTCTTCATGGGCGGTGCGGGTGCGCCGCGACGATCTCGTCACCTTCCAGGTGGATGGCACCCATGGTTCGGCGGTGGCAGGCCTGACCAAATGCTTCACCCAGCACCGCACCAATACACCGAAACCGGTGTGGAACCCCGACCAGCCGCAGACCATCGATTTCTACAAGACCTGGCAGGAAGTGCCCGACAATGTCGTCTATGACAACGGCTTCAAGGCGCAATGGGAAATGTTCGTGCGCCATCTGGTGGACAATGACCCATGGCCCTACGGGCTGATAGAAGGCGTGAAGGGCGTGCAGCTTGCCGAACTGGGGCTGAGATCGTGGAAGGAACGCCGCTGGCTCGACGTTCCCGCTATTTCCTGAGGAGGCGATGTTGAGCGAACTCAAACTACCGAAGGACGACCGTAGTATCGAGGTCTACAAATTGTCCGGCACGCCCGTCGCGGTTGAAAAACGAAGTGCCGCGGATTTCAACCGCGTCGCTTTCGCCGCCGCCCATGTGGTGGCCGATCCGTTTGCCGATAATGACCCGTGGTTGACCCCCGCCATCGACTGGGACGCGACGCTGCGCTTCCGTCACCGCCTGTGGGACCTTGGCCTCGGTGTCGCCGAGGCGATGGACACGGCGCAGCGCGGCATGGGGCTCGCTTGGCCGCAGGCGCAGGAACTCATCTCCCGTTCGCTGAGGGAAGCAGCCAGCCGCAAGGATGCGCTGATTGCCTGCGGCGTGGGCACAGACCATCTCGATAGTGGCGGTTATGATCTAAACCAGATTATCGACTCTTATCTGGAACAGCTTGATTTTGTTCAGGGAGAAGGCGGACGCGTTATCCTTATGGCAAGCCGCGCGCTGGCCGCTGCTGCCCGCTCGCCGGATGATTATCTCAAGGCTTATGCCAGGGTG
This window harbors:
- a CDS encoding TetR/AcrR family transcriptional regulator; the protein is MEETTKNQPLDPASEKAPAPKRKRATAQVRNPERTRAAILEAARREVAAKGLAGARIDVVARRAGTNKRMIYHYFGDKDALYLAVLEDAYRHIRHTERRLDLTRKPPSEGLRELALFTWHYFLDHPEFLSILATENLNKARYLRQSPTIAAMHSNFISELEEVLRRGSDAGEFRDGLDPIDVYLTIASLGAFYLSNRFTLSTIFQRDLTDPAELERWGQHIVDTLLAAVRPV
- a CDS encoding Gfo/Idh/MocA family protein, whose amino-acid sequence is MKRIGVIMHGITGRMGYNQHLVRSVLAIRDQGGVLLKNGERVMLDPILVGRNGAKIEEIAKKHNVARWTTDIDAALANPDDTLFFDAGTTQMRGSLLEKAIKAGKNVYCEKPISDTMEEALAIARLAESAGIKHGVVQDKLFLPGLRKLAMLRDSGFFGKILSVRGEFGYWVFEGDWQPAQRPSWNYRLKDGGGIILDMLCHWRYVLDNLFGPVKSVSCLGATHIPERFDEQGKAYKADADDAAYATFELEGGAIAHINSSWAVRVRRDDLVTFQVDGTHGSAVAGLTKCFTQHRTNTPKPVWNPDQPQTIDFYKTWQEVPDNVVYDNGFKAQWEMFVRHLVDNDPWPYGLIEGVKGVQLAELGLRSWKERRWLDVPAIS
- a CDS encoding ABC transporter substrate-binding protein, with the translated sequence MPMMLHRRGVLSAGLAALSLATLGGGSAQAQAARLRMLWWGSQERADRTNKAISAYKQVKPDLDIAGEFAGWSDYWPRLATQVAGRNAPDLIQMDYRYIFEYGRRGALAPLDEYIGKGLKIEDFGKMNIDSGRVDGKLYGINLGVNSSAVFFDQAAWEKSGATPPSIGQTWEEFAENAAKLSKNKPKPGYYATADASGVEPSFENWLRQNGKSLYTQDGGIGFDPADATKWFTLWADLRKSGACVPADVQALDQLNIETNPLTTGKAATAFAHSNQFVGYQKLNKAKLAISSYPKSTKDGPSGHYLKPSMLISVANGSAGIEQAVGFINFLVADPQGIDILGVERGVPASESMRNALTPKLDEVSKSMVEYIAEITPGVGDLPPAPPPGAGEFAFVLKRTAEEVGFGKISPEEGGDRLVKESETVIKRK